One genomic window of Monodelphis domestica isolate mMonDom1 chromosome 1, mMonDom1.pri, whole genome shotgun sequence includes the following:
- the LOC130457404 gene encoding zinc finger protein 383-like: MALQIQRLPSKELITFKDVVVDFTKEEWCLLDCSQKELCKEVMLENVQNLLSVGLTLPREYFITCLQQGESPWLPEKKCQWSFCLEEETNFEEKEISYNLTLFVEESGLQRCMNDGPCDFVLRDISNFDIKVNQNPMINFEFEETAENFRKCSGLIQNRKLTLVNEYAQDREDSTSFPTEVEFIPFQKKPPQMLMHQGNIGGIALARRLDLISHPKSKGIEMLSLNNIVGRNFSKISELGSHRIIHAGEKIYDCKPCGKAYTQRGNLATRQRMNTGEKLFECNECGKCFPRRYNLATHQRIHTGEKPVEHKQCGKAVIHRGNLSIHQRFHTGKKPFECKKCGNSFTQKVDLARHQRSHTGEKPYECKHGNLATHQRIHTGEKPVESKQCRKAVIHRGNLSIHHRFHTGKKPFECKKCGNSFTQKVDLARHQRMHTGEKPYERKQDNLATHQRIHTGEKPVERKQCVKAFTHRGNLYIHQRFNTVKKPFELEEGTGSDAKESVFKMELQLPGTILDSSGLLSSSSSWWLEKNLLTGPESFPGDIVHESLTLD; encoded by the exons ATGGCCCTTCAGATCCAGAGGCTCCCATCCAAGGAGTTAATAACATTTAAAGATGTGGTTGTGGACTTCACAAAGGAAGAGTGGTGTCTGCTGGATTGCTCTCAGAAAGAGCTATGCAaggaggtcatgctggagaatgtgcagaatctacTCTCTGTGGGACTTACACTTCCCAGAGAATATTTTATCACCTGTTTACAGCAAGGAGAATCACCATGGCTGCCAGAGAAAAAATGTCAATGGAGCTTCTGTCTAGAAGAAGAGACTAATTTTGAAGAGAAGGAGATTTCTTACAACCTGACTCTTTTTGTGGAAGAATCTGGCCTACAAAGATGCATGAATGACGGCCCTTGTGACTTTGTTTTGAGAGACATCTCTAACTTTGATATTAAGGTAAATCAAAATCCAATgattaattttgaatttgaagAAACAGCAGAGAACTTCAGAAAATGCTCAGGTCTAATTCAGAATAGGAAATTGACCTTAGTAAATGAATATGCTCAGGATAGAGAAGACAGCACAAGCTTTCCTACAGAAGTAGAATTTATTCCATTCCAAAAGAAACCTCCTCAAATGCTCATGCATCAAGGTAACATAGGAGGAATTGCCTTAGCCAGGAGATTAGACCTCATCAGTCATCCTAAAAGTAAAGGTATAGAGATGCTTTCTTTGAATAATATAGTTGGGAGAAATTTCAGCAAAATCTCTGAGCTTGGTTCTCATCGAATAATCCATGCTGGAGAGAAAATTTATGATTGTAAACCATGTGGTAAGGCTTACACTCAGAGGGGTAATCTTGCCACGCGTCAGAGAATGAACACTGGAGAGAAACTCTTTGAATGTAATGAGTGTGGAAAGTGTTTCCCTAGGAGGTATAATCTTGccacacatcagagaatccacactggagagaaaccagtTGAAcataaacagtgtggaaaggctgtCATTCACAGGGGTAATCTTTCCATACATCAGAGATTCCACACTGgaaagaaaccttttgaatgtaaaaaATGTGGAAATTCTTTCACTCAGAAGGTTGATCTGGCCAGACATCAGAGAagccacactggagagaaaccttatgaatgtaaaca TGGTAATCTTGccacacatcagagaatccacactggagagaaaccagtTGAAAGTAAACAGTGTCGAAAGGCTGTCATTCACAGGGGTAATCTTTCCATACATCATAGATTCCACACTGgaaagaaaccttttgaatgtaaaaaATGTGGAAATTCTTTCACTCAGAAGGTTGATCTGGCCagacatcagagaatgcacactggagagaaaccttatgaacgTAAACA GGATAatcttgctacacatcagagaatccacactggagagaaaccagtTGAACGTAAACAGTGTGTAAAGGCTTTCACTCACAGGGGTAATCTTTACATACATCAGAGATTCAACACTGTaaagaaaccttttgaat tggaggaaggcacaggaagtgatgcaaaagaaagtgtcttcaaAATGGAGTTGCAACTTCCTGGGACAATTCTGGATTCTTCTGGACTTCTGAGCTCGAGTTCAAGTTGGtggctggagaagaatctgctgactggacctgagtcCTTTCCTGGTGATATTGTCCATGAATCTCTCACTTTGGATTGA